The DNA sequence AGTGGTACGCGCAAGCGCGGGGTAGCGCGCGTGATCTGCCGGCGCTGTATCAACAACTGATAGCGGCCATTCGTGAGCAAGATGCCGTGACACCGGTCATGGTCGATGCTGGTTGGTATGCGGCCGCCGACGCCTTTGATTACTGGCCAGCCCCCTTGGACGACCAGCGGGTGCTGTACAGCGTGCACATGTACGAGCCCTACACGGTCACCAGTGCGTCGAACATGAAGCGCAAGCGCCCCATCGCTTACCCCGGCCCGGCACCGTTCGCAGGGCAGATACAGCAGTGGGATGGCCAACGGGTGGCCCAGTACCTGGGGCAACCGCTCGATTGGGCCGAAACCATGAAGGTGCCACGCGAGCGCCTGGTGGTGGCTGAGTTTGGCTGCATGCGCAGGCTGCCGGGGTGCCGGCAATACCTGGAAGACGTGCTCGGCGTGCTGGAGCACAACCGCTTGCACTGGGCGTTCTACAGTTTTCGCGAAGACAGCTGGGATGGCATGGACTACGAACTGGGCTCGGCCAAGGTCCCATGGCGGTACTGGCAGGCGATCGAACAGGGGGCTCCGGACCCGTTGTCGCGCAAGGCCAGCGCGGAATTCGAACCGATCCGCAAACGCTTGAACCCGGAGTGAGGGTCATCGGCAAACTACGAAATATCTTGCAACGCTCATTATGCGGGTATATACACCTATCCATGCTGACCAGTGAATGCATCTGTACCCATCTGCGTCGTGCCGCCCGTGGGGTGAGCCGGCATTACGACGAGGCCCTTGCCGGCTTCGGGATCAATGTCGCGCAGTTTTCCCTGCTATGTCATCTGCAGCGGCTCGACCGGCCTAGTATTACCACCCTGGCCGAAGCCATGGGCCTGGAACGCAGTACCCTGGGCCGCAACTTGCGGGTGCTGGAGGCTGAAGGGTTGGTAGCCTTGGCCGATGGTGATGACCAGCGCAACCGCGTCGTGTTGTTGACCGACGCTGCTACGCAGCTGCTGCGCGACGCCTATCCGGCCTGGGAGCGAGCCCAGGCCGAACTGGTGGAACGCCTGGGAGCAGGGCAGCGGGATGAACTGGTGCGCTTGCTGGGCCTACTGGCTTGAATTGATACGACCTTAAGCGGGTATATACCCGTAAAACCTTGCGATGTGCTGGAGATAACGACAATGACTTCGGTGTGGCGAACCAGCGGGTGGGTACTGTTGGGGGCAGCGTTGATCCTGGCACTG is a window from the Pseudomonas anuradhapurensis genome containing:
- a CDS encoding glycoside hydrolase family 5 protein translates to MAFWDTPRHGGNSFNRLPPDQAYFDALRGYGATWVRLSYDKWQPAGRDFLLGDADAYQGLPAADLATLRTALDRAHQAGLKVVIAPLSLPGMRWSQNNQGPFDDRLWQDKRYWVQAAAFWRDMARELKAHPAIAAYNLINEPAPEKHGGLAEHADARQMQQWYAQARGSARDLPALYQQLIAAIREQDAVTPVMVDAGWYAAADAFDYWPAPLDDQRVLYSVHMYEPYTVTSASNMKRKRPIAYPGPAPFAGQIQQWDGQRVAQYLGQPLDWAETMKVPRERLVVAEFGCMRRLPGCRQYLEDVLGVLEHNRLHWAFYSFREDSWDGMDYELGSAKVPWRYWQAIEQGAPDPLSRKASAEFEPIRKRLNPE
- a CDS encoding MarR family winged helix-turn-helix transcriptional regulator; translated protein: MLTSECICTHLRRAARGVSRHYDEALAGFGINVAQFSLLCHLQRLDRPSITTLAEAMGLERSTLGRNLRVLEAEGLVALADGDDQRNRVVLLTDAATQLLRDAYPAWERAQAELVERLGAGQRDELVRLLGLLA